CTCCGACTCGCCGCCGGACGCCTCGGGCGCCTCCGCGGCCTCCCCGTCGGCGCTCTCGCCGTCCGAGGAGAGGCGCGCCTCGATGTCCTCGCGGAGGACGCGGCCGTTCGGTCCCGACCCGTCGATGTCGGAGACGTCGACGCCCTCCTCGCGGGCGTACGCCCGCGTCCGCGGCGCGGCGAACACGCGACCCTCCTCGGTCGACGGCGACTGCGACTCCTCGCCCTCCGACTCGGCGTCGGCCTCCTGGTCGCTCTGGGCCTCGGCCTCGGACCGCTGGACGGCCTGTTCGCGGCCCTCGTCGTCCGCGTCTCTCGGTTCCTCGTCGCTTTCGTCGGCCTCTTCGGCGCTCTCCTCGTCGGATTCTGACTCCGCTTCGGCCTCGGCGTCCTCCGATTCGGACTCCTCAGCATCGTCCTCCGTCTCGGTTTCTTCGTCCTGTTCTTCGCCTTCCTCGTCGGATTCTCCCTCCTCCTCTTCCGCGTCGTCTTCGGCCTCTTCGTCCGCATCCGCTTCTTCGGGTTCCTCGTCAGCCTCCTCTTGGGCTTCCTCGGCCGCCTCCTCCTCGGCCGCACCGCTCGGCGGCGAGTCCGTCTCCATGACGACGAGGACGGACCCGACCTGCACGGTGTCGCCCGGTTCGGCTTTCAGTTCCTCGATGGTCCCGGGGCACGGCGAGGGAACGTCGGTGACGGCTTTGTCCGTCTCCACCTCGCAGAGCACGTCGTCCTCCGCGACGTCGTCGCCCGATTCGACGTGCCACTCGACGATTTCGGCCTCCGTCAACCCCTCGCCGGGGTCGGGGAGTTCGAACTCGTAGCGGGTCATCGCGCACCCCGCAGGGCGTCCGCGTCGTCCTCGTTCGGGTTCCGGACGGGCGATTCGTCTCGGTTCGCGGTCGGTCTCGTGTGGGTCTCAGAACTCATAGCTCATCACCGCCTCGATGGCGCTTTCGGCGCGCGCGGCGTCGGTCAGGTAGTCGTCCTCGATGTCGTTCGCGGGGAAGTGCACGTCGTACCCGGAGGCGCGCTTGACCGGCGCTTTCAGGCGGTCCAGCGCGTACTCGTTGAGCAGGGCCGACAGCTCCGAACCGAGACCGAGCGTCCGCCTGCTCTCCTGGACGACGACGCACCGACCCGTCTTCTTCACCGACTCCAGAATCGTCTCGACGTCCAGCGGGGAGAGCGTGACGAGGTCGACGACCTCGACGTCGGCGTCGACGCTCTCGGCGGCCTGTTTCGCCTCGGGGAGCATCGCTCCCCACGTCAGGACGGTCACATCCTCGCCCTCGCTGACGACGCGGGCCTCGTCGAGGGGGAGCGTGTACTCCTCCGTCGGCACCTCACCCTCCATACCGCGGTATATCTGCTTGGGTTCCATGAACACGACCGGGTCGTCACAGCGGATGCTCGACGCCAGGAGACCCTTCGTCTGGTACGGCGTCGACGGGCAGACGACGCGGACGCCCGGGGCGTGAATCTCGAACGTCTCGGTGGACTCCTGGTGGTACTCCAGCGCCTTGATGCCGCCGCCGTACGGCATCCGAATCGTCATCGGCATCGCCACCTCGCCGCCGGTCCGCTTGTACATCTTCGCGACGGCGTACATGAACTGGCCGAACGCGGGGTAGAAGAAGCCCATGAACTCGATTTCGGGAATCGGCCGGTCGTCGCGCATCGCCATCCCCGCGGCGGTGCCGATTATTCCGTTCTCCGAGAGGGGCGTGTCTATCACCCGCGACTCGCCGAATTCGTCGAGCAGTCCGTCCGTCGCGCGGAAGACGCCGCCCAGCGGTCCGATGTCGTACCCGAGGGCGCGCGTGTCGTCGTCGCGGTCCATCTCCTGGTGGAGCGTCCGGTTCACGGCCGTCACGATGTCCATCGTCTCGGCGTCGGCCTCCTCGGGGTCGAGGGGGGAGGCGTCCACGTCGAGCGACGGCCCCTCGTCGGCCCACTGGTCGGTGTCGAACTCCTCGCCGGTGAAGTCGGTGAACGGGTTCTCGCCGTCGCGTTCCCGCTGAAACTCGGTTCGCTGGTGGGCTTCGCGCCACGACGTGCCGTGGAGGTGGTGGTCGAACATCCGCATGGGGTCCGAGTCCGGCACGTCGCGGGCCGTCGCCACGGCGTCGTCCACCTCGTCGTCGACCTCCTCCCGAATCTCCTCGCGTTCGTCGTCGTCGAGGAGGCTCTCGCCGTCGAGGTACGAGAAGAACCGCTCGATGGGGTCGCGGTCGGCCCACTCCTCTTTCAGTTCCTCCTCCTCGCGGTAGAGGCTCGCGTTGTCGGAGGTGTTGTGGTTGCCCATCCGGTAGGTGACGCACTCGATGAGCGTCGCGCCGCCGCCCTCGCGGGCGCGTTCGACGGCCTCCTCGGCCGCCTCGTAGACGGCGAGTACGTCGTTGCCGTCGACGCGTTCGTGTGGGACGCCGTAGGCCTCCGCCTTCTTCGCGAACGTCTCCGCGCCGGTCTGCCGCTTCGACGGTTCGGAGATGGCCCACTGGTTGTTCTGGACGACGACGACGACGGGCGCGTCGAACACGCCCGCGAAGTTCATCCCGTCGTGGAACGACCCCTCGCTGGTCGACCCGTCGCCGATGAACGCCATCGAGACGTTGTCTCTGTCCCGGAACTTGTCGGTCATCGCCGACCCGGCGGCGTTCGTCACGTTGACGCCGACGGGCGTGTAGTCGGGCGAGAAGTTCACCGGCGACTCCCAGTCGCCGAGTCCCTCCGCGACCGTTTCGGGGGCTTGTCCCGTCACGCCGAGGATGATTTCGGCCATCGGTACGTCCCAGTGCAGAAGCGCGGCGTTCTGCCGGTAGGTGTAGAACACCCAGTCGTCCTCGCCGAGGGCCGCGGCGGCGCCGAGGGCCGTCGCCTCCTCGCCGAGCGACCGCGCGACGAGGCTGGCCTCCCCGCTCCGTTGCATGTTGAGCATCTTCTCTTCGAGTGTCCGCGTGGCCACCATCGTTCGGTAGAGGCCGAGGAGTTCGTCGTCCCCGAGGTCCGGTACCGCCGCGTCGTCGAGGAGTTCGCCGTCGTCGTCGAGCAGTTGGCGGAAGTCGCCCGGTTGGCCCGGTTCGGACCACGTCTCGGTCTCTTCTCCGGACCCGTCGTTCTCCTCAGACATGGCTACGCGTGCGCGGCCGTCGTCCGGCGGGTGGTTCGCTGGCGGTTCGCCGCGTTCGCGCCGTCTTCGTGGTTGCGTGCATGGTGGTGTCGGTCAGTCGTTCTGCGTGTGAATCGCGCGACCCGACGCGTTCGCGGCCGCCTCCTTCGCCGCCTCCGAGAGCGTCGGGTGGGTGTGGATGGTCGCGGAGACGTCGTCGAGCGTCGCCCCGAGTTCGAGGGCGAGGCCGAACTCGGCGATCAGTTCCGAGGCCTCCGGGGCGACTATCTGCGCGCCGAGGAGGTAGCCCTCGTCGTCGTCGGCGACGACGCGGACGAACCCCTCCTCCTCGTCCAAGGTGAGGGCGCGGCCGTTCGCGCGGAGGGGCATCTCGCCGACGACGGTGTCGTAGCCCGCCTCCTCGGCGTCGGACTCGGTCATGCCCACCGTCGCTATCTCGGGGTCGGTGAACACGACGGTCGGAACCGCCTGATAGTCGAGGGCGGCGGGTTCGCCGGCGATTACCTCCGCGACGACTTCGCCCTCGCGCATCCCCTTGTGAGCGACCATCGGTTCGCCGGCCGCGTCGCCGACGGCGAACACGTTGTCGAGGGTCGTCCGACCCTGTCCGTCCGTCTCCACGAACCCGTCCTCGTTCGTCTCGACGCCGATTTCTTCGAGGTTCGCCGTGTCAGTAACGGGTTCGCGCCCGACGACGACGAGGACGCGGTCGGCGTCGTACTCGCTCTCCTCGCCGTCCTCGGTGACCGTCGTCACCCGGACGCCGTCGTCCGCCTCGGTCCACTCGTCGGCCTGTTCGCCGAAGCGGAAGTCGACGCCGAGGTCCGCCGCCCGTTCGCGGACGAGTTCGCTCGCCGCCTCGCCGTAGCCGGGAAGCACCTCGTCCAGCATCTCGACGACGGTGACGTCGGTGCCGACTTTCGCGTAGACGCCCGCCAGTTCCATCCCGATGTAGCCGCCGCCGACGACGAGGAGCGAATCGGGCGCCTCGTCGAGGGCGAGCGCTCCTCGGGAATCGAGAATCGGGTCGTCCTCGAACGCGAACCCGGGCAGTTCGACGGGGCGACTCCCCGTCGCCACGACGGCGTCCTCGAACGACAGTTCCGCTTCGCCGTCGTCCGTGCGGACGGTCGCCGTCGTCTCGTCGACGAACTCGGCGACGCCCTCGACGACGGTGGCGCCCGCCGCCTCGCAGAGTTGCTCGACGCCGCCGGTGAGTCTGTCGACGACGTCGTCCTTCCACTCGACGGTCTCTTCGAGGTGCACCTCCGGGTCGGCGCGGACGCCGCGGTTCTCGGCCCCGGCGGCGTCGTGTGCGGTGTCCGCGGCGGAGATGAGCGCCTTCGAGGGGATACAGCCGTAGTTGAGACAGGTCCCGCCGACGGCCTCCTTCTCGACGAGGGTCACGTCGAGTCCGAGTTGGCCGGCGCGGATGGCGGCGACGTACCCGCCCGGACCGGCGCCGACGACGAGCAGTTCCGTTTCGTTCGGTATCTGTTGGTCGGACATAGTGTGAATCGACTTCGGTCGGTCGTCGAACGCTACTTCTGCGGGGCGAGGGCGGCGCTCTCGGTCCTCGGGGTGTGGGCG
The genomic region above belongs to Halogeometricum sp. S3BR5-2 and contains:
- a CDS encoding dihydrolipoamide acetyltransferase family protein, encoding MTRYEFELPDPGEGLTEAEIVEWHVESGDDVAEDDVLCEVETDKAVTDVPSPCPGTIEELKAEPGDTVQVGSVLVVMETDSPPSGAAEEEAAEEAQEEADEEPEEADADEEAEDDAEEEEGESDEEGEEQDEETETEDDAEESESEDAEAEAESESDEESAEEADESDEEPRDADDEGREQAVQRSEAEAQSDQEADAESEGEESQSPSTEEGRVFAAPRTRAYAREEGVDVSDIDGSGPNGRVLREDIEARLSSDGESADGEAAEAPEASGGESEASGGAADAISHPTTEIEPVPVDEDEERSERRDLSGLRGQIAENMTRSASIVPQLTSGFQADATELIELKERLDEAHDVHVTYTPILLKAVAPALKEFPIVNASVDDTTGEIVEKHYYNVGFAVDTEDGLMVPVIEDIDRKSIVEVAREMNELAEKARDRSIGGEEMRGGTFTVTNLATRGEHRTFGTPVINHPEAAIMGIGRIRKEPVATADDEVEVRPQVDFYLTYDHRLVDGVKANEFMEYVIEGVEDTDVLLGRL
- a CDS encoding thiamine pyrophosphate-dependent enzyme, giving the protein MSEENDGSGEETETWSEPGQPGDFRQLLDDDGELLDDAAVPDLGDDELLGLYRTMVATRTLEEKMLNMQRSGEASLVARSLGEEATALGAAAALGEDDWVFYTYRQNAALLHWDVPMAEIILGVTGQAPETVAEGLGDWESPVNFSPDYTPVGVNVTNAAGSAMTDKFRDRDNVSMAFIGDGSTSEGSFHDGMNFAGVFDAPVVVVVQNNQWAISEPSKRQTGAETFAKKAEAYGVPHERVDGNDVLAVYEAAEEAVERAREGGGATLIECVTYRMGNHNTSDNASLYREEEELKEEWADRDPIERFFSYLDGESLLDDDEREEIREEVDDEVDDAVATARDVPDSDPMRMFDHHLHGTSWREAHQRTEFQRERDGENPFTDFTGEEFDTDQWADEGPSLDVDASPLDPEEADAETMDIVTAVNRTLHQEMDRDDDTRALGYDIGPLGGVFRATDGLLDEFGESRVIDTPLSENGIIGTAAGMAMRDDRPIPEIEFMGFFYPAFGQFMYAVAKMYKRTGGEVAMPMTIRMPYGGGIKALEYHQESTETFEIHAPGVRVVCPSTPYQTKGLLASSIRCDDPVVFMEPKQIYRGMEGEVPTEEYTLPLDEARVVSEGEDVTVLTWGAMLPEAKQAAESVDADVEVVDLVTLSPLDVETILESVKKTGRCVVVQESRRTLGLGSELSALLNEYALDRLKAPVKRASGYDVHFPANDIEDDYLTDAARAESAIEAVMSYEF
- the lpdA gene encoding dihydrolipoyl dehydrogenase, whose translation is MSDQQIPNETELLVVGAGPGGYVAAIRAGQLGLDVTLVEKEAVGGTCLNYGCIPSKALISAADTAHDAAGAENRGVRADPEVHLEETVEWKDDVVDRLTGGVEQLCEAAGATVVEGVAEFVDETTATVRTDDGEAELSFEDAVVATGSRPVELPGFAFEDDPILDSRGALALDEAPDSLLVVGGGYIGMELAGVYAKVGTDVTVVEMLDEVLPGYGEAASELVRERAADLGVDFRFGEQADEWTEADDGVRVTTVTEDGEESEYDADRVLVVVGREPVTDTANLEEIGVETNEDGFVETDGQGRTTLDNVFAVGDAAGEPMVAHKGMREGEVVAEVIAGEPAALDYQAVPTVVFTDPEIATVGMTESDAEEAGYDTVVGEMPLRANGRALTLDEEEGFVRVVADDDEGYLLGAQIVAPEASELIAEFGLALELGATLDDVSATIHTHPTLSEAAKEAAANASGRAIHTQND